One Lampris incognitus isolate fLamInc1 chromosome 18, fLamInc1.hap2, whole genome shotgun sequence genomic region harbors:
- the LOC130128351 gene encoding interleukin-6-like gives MTSARNASLFSATTLAVLLLSCTAQSAEVSTTPEGPSEEPSGEPPGEELRAFHRSSDLLSASPIWRSFIAITNRAERQFEEEFHNQLKYQFPGVKWPQICCPVTNCSMEICLRRLAEGLLKCMVLLKHVEKEYPANSILPEAKHYSVALVNQIKEKMEHPERIAELSEIQEEQLLQEQASGDTFKRRINAYSILYQLHYFLIDGKRALTKVERRSHKVHGNLLSV, from the exons ATGACTTCTGCACGAA ATGCCTCCCTATTCTCCGCGACCACGCTTGCGGTCCTGCTGCTGAGTTGCACCGCCCAGAGTGCTGAAGTCTCCACAACTCCGGAGGGTCCGTCCGAGGAGCCGTCAGGAGAACCGCCAGGAGAGGAGCTTCGGGCCTTTCACCGGTCCTCGGACCTGTTGAGCGCCTCCCCGATCTGGAGGTCTTTCATCGCCATCACAAACCGCGCCGAGAGACAG tttGAAGAAGAATTCCATAATCAGTTGAAATACCAATTTCCGGGCGTGAAGTGGCCCCAGATTTGCTGTCCTGTGACCAACTGTAGCATG GAGATTTGTCTGCGGAGACTGGCTGAAGGCCTGCTGAAATGTATGGTTCTTCTGAAGCATGTTGAAAAGGAGTACCCAGCCAATTCCATCCTCCCAGAAGCCAAGCATTACAGTGTCGCCCTGGTGAACCAGATTAAAGAAAAG ATGGAGCACCCGGAGCGTATAGCAGAACTGAGCGAAATCCAAGAGGAGCAGCTGCTACAGGAGCAGGCCAGTGGAGACACCTTCAAGAGGAGGATAAACGCATACAGCATCCTCTATCAGCTCCACTACTTCCTGATCGACGGCAAACGTGCCCTCACTAAAGTGGAGAGGAGGTCCCACAAAGTGCATGGCAACTTGCTGTCGGTGTAA